The Klebsiella sp. RHBSTW-00484 genome includes a window with the following:
- the potI gene encoding putrescine ABC transporter permease PotI, translating to MSDLPVVRSPWRILILVLGFTFLYAPMLMLVIYSFNSSKLVTVWAGWSTRWYRELFHDDAMMSAVGLSLTIAACAATAAVILGTIAAVVMVRFGRFRGSNGFAFMITAPLVMPDVITGLSLLLLFVALGHSIGWPSDRGMLTIWLAHVTFCTAYVAVVISSRLRELDHSIEEAAMDLGAAPLKVFFVITLPMIMPAVVSGWLLAFTLSLDDLVIASFVSGPGATTLPMLVFSSVRMGVNPEINALATLILGVVGIVGFIAWYLMARAEKQRVRDIQRARRG from the coding sequence ATGAGTGATTTGCCGGTAGTCCGTTCGCCGTGGCGAATTTTAATTCTGGTGCTTGGCTTTACCTTCCTGTACGCGCCGATGCTCATGCTGGTGATTTACTCGTTCAACAGCTCGAAGCTGGTGACGGTCTGGGCCGGGTGGTCGACGCGCTGGTATCGCGAGCTTTTTCATGACGATGCGATGATGAGCGCGGTGGGACTGAGCCTGACCATTGCCGCCTGCGCCGCGACGGCGGCGGTGATCCTTGGCACCATTGCTGCGGTGGTGATGGTGCGTTTTGGCCGCTTTCGCGGTTCAAACGGTTTTGCCTTTATGATTACCGCGCCGCTGGTGATGCCTGATGTGATAACCGGTTTGTCGCTGCTGCTGCTGTTTGTGGCGCTGGGGCACTCTATTGGCTGGCCGTCGGATCGCGGAATGCTGACCATCTGGCTGGCGCACGTCACCTTTTGTACCGCTTATGTGGCGGTGGTGATTTCGTCGCGTCTGCGCGAGCTGGACCACTCTATCGAAGAGGCGGCAATGGATCTGGGGGCTGCGCCGCTGAAGGTCTTTTTCGTCATTACGCTGCCGATGATTATGCCGGCAGTGGTCTCCGGCTGGCTGTTGGCGTTTACCTTGTCTCTGGACGATTTGGTGATTGCCAGCTTTGTTTCCGGGCCGGGCGCGACGACGTTGCCGATGCTGGTCTTCTCCAGCGTGCGCATGGGCGTGAACCCGGAGATTAACGCCCTGGCGACCTTAATCCTCGGCGTGGTCGGAATTGTCGGTTTTATCGCCTGGTATTTGATGGCGCGCGCAGAAAAGCAGCGGGTGCGCGATATTCAGCGTGCAAGAAGGGGCTGA